A genome region from Gigantopelta aegis isolate Gae_Host chromosome 3, Gae_host_genome, whole genome shotgun sequence includes the following:
- the LOC121368022 gene encoding transcription elongation factor SPT4-like isoform X2 produces the protein MRFKQTLDQFAFDGCDNCEEYLHMKNNRDAVYECTSSNFDGMVAMMSPEDSWVSKWQRIARFCKGCYAISVTGKLPPGIVRELRGKGIMYRPRDVSQRS, from the exons ACGTTGGATCAGTTTGCGTTTGATGGGTGTGACAACTGCGAGGAGTATCTGCACATGAAGAACAACCGTGATGCGGTGTACGAGTGTACCAGCTCAAACTTTGACGG tATGGTTGCTATGATGAGTCCAGAAGACAGCTGGGTTTCCAAATGGCAGAGAATAG CACGATTCTGCAAAGGTTGCTATGCCATTTCTGTGACTGGTAAACTGCCTCCTGGTATTGTGAGGGAACTGAGAGGAAAAGGAATCATGTATCGACCCAGAGATGTGAGCCAGAGGAGTTGA